Proteins from a genomic interval of Geodermatophilus obscurus DSM 43160:
- the folE gene encoding GTP cyclohydrolase I FolE → MLLSLPRTGVDHVRAAAAVRELLLAVGEDPDRPGLQGTPDRVARAYAETFAGLWQDPADVLATTFDEDHDEMVLVKDIPMYSTCEHHLVPFHGVAHIGYIPGENGRVTGLSKLARLVEVYARRPQVQERMTSQIADALADVLKPRGVLVVIEAEHLCMAMRGIRKPGATTLTSAVRGIFRDNAATRSEAMSLIHGR, encoded by the coding sequence CTGCTGCTGAGCCTGCCGCGGACCGGGGTCGACCACGTCCGGGCCGCGGCCGCCGTCCGGGAGCTGCTGCTCGCTGTCGGCGAGGACCCCGACCGTCCCGGACTGCAGGGCACCCCCGACCGGGTCGCCCGCGCGTACGCCGAGACCTTCGCGGGGCTGTGGCAGGACCCGGCCGACGTGCTGGCGACCACCTTCGACGAGGACCACGACGAGATGGTCCTGGTCAAGGACATCCCGATGTACTCGACCTGCGAGCACCACCTGGTCCCCTTCCACGGGGTCGCGCACATCGGCTACATCCCCGGGGAGAACGGGCGGGTCACCGGCCTGTCCAAGCTCGCCCGGCTGGTCGAGGTCTACGCCCGCCGCCCGCAGGTGCAGGAGCGGATGACCAGCCAGATCGCCGACGCGCTGGCCGACGTCCTCAAGCCGCGCGGCGTGCTGGTCGTCATCGAGGCCGAGCACCTGTGCATGGCCATGCGCGGCATCCGCAAGCCCGGCGCGACGACGCTCACCTCCGCCGTGCGCGGCATCTTCCGGGACAACGCGGCGACCCGCAGCGAGGCGATGAGCCTCATCCACGGCCGGTGA
- a CDS encoding neutral zinc metallopeptidase yields MATRAGRLLIALVAAVLFGAGTPAAAATPGPTGSASPPVLVTGPDGAATDDLDADYATALRAVDTWWRSSWSEYFPGSYTAPGLAPAARAPGLFDAPQEQVYCGDLLLPEGNAFHCPIGDFLAFEVDLMLRSQELGDAFVYLVVAHEWAHSVVSHIDPALVSEAYELQADCLAGAALQGAVDAGLLRLEPGDAEELTASLTAVASDNAWGTVYVDAAGQPQTETHGSAQERVDAFERGSTDGVRACLPNSVG; encoded by the coding sequence ATGGCGACGCGCGCAGGCCGACTGCTGATCGCACTCGTGGCCGCCGTGCTCTTCGGCGCCGGCACCCCCGCGGCGGCGGCCACCCCCGGGCCGACCGGCTCCGCATCGCCGCCGGTCCTGGTGACCGGTCCGGACGGCGCCGCCACCGACGACCTCGATGCCGACTACGCCACCGCGCTGCGCGCCGTCGACACCTGGTGGCGCAGCTCCTGGAGCGAGTACTTCCCCGGCTCGTACACCGCGCCCGGGCTGGCTCCGGCCGCGCGTGCACCCGGGCTCTTCGACGCGCCCCAGGAGCAGGTGTACTGCGGCGACCTGCTGCTCCCGGAGGGCAACGCCTTCCACTGTCCGATCGGGGACTTCCTCGCCTTCGAGGTCGACCTGATGCTGCGGTCGCAGGAGCTGGGCGACGCCTTCGTCTACCTTGTCGTCGCCCACGAGTGGGCCCACTCCGTCGTCTCGCACATCGACCCGGCACTGGTGTCCGAGGCCTACGAGCTGCAGGCCGACTGCCTGGCGGGAGCCGCACTGCAGGGCGCCGTCGACGCCGGGCTGCTGAGGCTGGAACCCGGCGACGCGGAGGAGCTCACCGCGTCCCTGACCGCGGTGGCCAGCGACAACGCCTGGGGGACGGTCTACGTCGACGCGGCCGGCCAGCCGCAGACCGAGACCCACGGCAGCGCCCAGGAGCGGGTCGACGCTTTCGAGCGGGGCAGCACCGACGGGGTCCGCGCCTGCCTGCCCAACTCGGTGGGCTGA
- the dacB gene encoding D-alanyl-D-alanine carboxypeptidase/D-alanyl-D-alanine endopeptidase — MGTIASSGSTTVTPKYSRFRRRLVLGLLALLLVVGAGVWFGVAPRGDDAAAEVAAAEARLPDVEPAAPVLAALASEAPAPDAAVLADELAPLLASPALGPGVEARVVDVAAGEVLLDQDSDVPSTPASTAKLLTAVAALTTLGPDTTLETTVVAGSAPGEVVLVGGGDPTLSRTVPSLTYPGAPTVADLAAQVRGSLPAGTRVTRVVIDNSLFQGPLTASGWGPGDAPSTYAAPVTATAVDGARVRSGDLPRSGAPGTDAGTALAVALGVPDATVVLGNAPQGAQTLGSVRSAPVARLVEQALSQSDNLLTESLARHVALARDLPATFEGAAEAVTGALTDAGLDVTGVSLSDGSGLSTTDRVPVELLTELFTGAADGTLPGTSAVLSGLPVAGYDGTLFDRGDADPATAPGSVRAKTGTLLGVHGLAGTVVTAEGRLLVFGVVADGAPANGEAAEDALDAVASALAACGCR; from the coding sequence GTGGGCACCATCGCGTCGAGCGGGTCGACGACCGTCACGCCGAAGTACTCCCGGTTCCGCCGCCGCCTCGTCCTCGGGCTCCTCGCGCTGCTGCTCGTGGTGGGTGCCGGCGTCTGGTTCGGCGTCGCCCCGCGGGGGGACGACGCCGCTGCGGAGGTCGCCGCGGCCGAGGCGCGCCTGCCCGACGTGGAGCCGGCTGCGCCGGTGCTCGCGGCGCTGGCGTCCGAGGCGCCCGCCCCGGACGCCGCGGTGCTCGCCGACGAGCTGGCGCCGCTGCTGGCCTCCCCGGCCCTCGGGCCGGGTGTCGAGGCGCGGGTCGTCGACGTCGCGGCCGGCGAGGTGCTGCTCGACCAGGACTCCGACGTCCCCTCGACGCCGGCCTCCACCGCCAAGCTGCTCACCGCCGTCGCCGCGCTGACCACCCTCGGCCCCGACACCACCCTGGAGACCACCGTCGTCGCGGGCTCCGCGCCCGGCGAGGTGGTGCTCGTCGGTGGCGGCGACCCGACGCTGTCGCGGACCGTCCCCTCGCTGACCTACCCCGGCGCGCCCACCGTCGCCGACCTCGCCGCCCAGGTGCGCGGCAGCCTGCCGGCGGGCACGCGGGTCACCCGCGTCGTCATCGACAACTCGCTGTTCCAGGGGCCGCTCACGGCCTCCGGCTGGGGGCCCGGCGACGCGCCGTCCACCTACGCCGCCCCGGTCACCGCGACCGCCGTCGACGGCGCCCGAGTGCGCTCCGGCGACCTGCCCCGCAGCGGCGCCCCCGGGACCGACGCCGGCACCGCGCTGGCCGTCGCCCTCGGCGTCCCCGACGCGACCGTCGTCCTGGGGAACGCGCCGCAGGGCGCGCAGACCCTCGGGTCCGTGCGGTCCGCGCCGGTCGCCCGGCTGGTCGAGCAGGCGCTGTCCCAGTCGGACAACCTGCTGACCGAGTCGCTGGCCCGCCACGTCGCCCTCGCCCGCGACCTGCCGGCCACCTTCGAGGGGGCCGCCGAGGCGGTCACCGGCGCGCTCACCGACGCGGGCCTCGACGTCACCGGCGTCTCGCTGTCCGACGGCAGCGGCCTGTCCACGACCGACCGCGTGCCGGTCGAGCTGCTCACCGAGCTGTTCACCGGCGCCGCCGACGGCACGCTGCCCGGCACCTCGGCCGTCCTGTCCGGCCTGCCCGTGGCCGGCTACGACGGCACCCTGTTCGACCGCGGCGACGCGGACCCGGCGACCGCACCGGGCTCGGTCCGCGCCAAGACCGGCACGCTGCTGGGCGTGCACGGCCTGGCCGGCACCGTGGTCACCGCCGAGGGGCGGCTGCTGGTCTTCGGCGTGGTCGCCGACGGCGCCCCCGCCAACGGCGAGGCCGCCGAGGACGCGCTCGACGCCGTCGCCTCCGCGCTGGCCGCCTGCGGCTGCAGGTGA
- the hpt gene encoding hypoxanthine phosphoribosyltransferase, producing the protein MSEPASAPAELGNDHGYGPDIDHVLLSEEQIQAKIAELAEQVERDYAGREVLLVGVLKGAVLFMSDFARALRLPTQMEFMAVSSYGSATSSSGVVRILKDLDRDISDRHVLVIEDIIDSGLTLSWLLKNLGGRRPASLEVCALLRKPDAVKVDVPVRYIGFDIPNEFVVGYGLDYAERYRDLPYIATLRPEVYSS; encoded by the coding sequence GTGAGCGAGCCCGCCAGCGCTCCCGCAGAGCTCGGCAACGACCACGGCTACGGCCCCGACATCGACCACGTGCTGCTCAGCGAGGAGCAGATCCAGGCCAAGATCGCCGAGCTGGCCGAGCAGGTCGAGCGCGACTACGCCGGGCGCGAGGTGCTGCTGGTCGGCGTGCTCAAGGGCGCGGTGCTGTTCATGAGCGACTTCGCGCGGGCGCTGCGGCTGCCCACCCAGATGGAGTTCATGGCCGTCTCCTCCTACGGCTCGGCCACCAGCTCCTCCGGCGTCGTGCGGATCCTCAAGGACCTCGACCGGGACATCAGCGACCGGCACGTGCTCGTCATCGAGGACATCATCGACTCCGGGCTGACCCTGTCCTGGCTGCTGAAGAACCTGGGCGGACGGCGCCCGGCTTCGCTCGAGGTCTGCGCCCTGCTGCGCAAGCCCGACGCGGTGAAGGTCGACGTGCCGGTGCGCTACATCGGCTTCGACATCCCGAACGAGTTCGTGGTCGGCTACGGCCTGGACTACGCCGAGCGCTACCGCGACCTGCCCTACATCGCGACGCTGCGGCCCGAGGTCTACTCGAGCTGA
- the ftsH gene encoding ATP-dependent zinc metalloprotease FtsH, protein MERKKIFRSVWFWVVLVVLLALAFSSLFRGTGGFQEVRTAVALEQIQNGNAERVTINDKEQTLDLDLANPVEGSDQITASYPLGAADDVFDLVSGLGNGEGVDFTTNVTQDSVLVSLLISFLPFVILLLLLFWLFNSMQGGGRGVMAFGKSKAKQVTKDTPKTTFADVAGADEAIEELHEIKDFLANPVKFQAVGAKIPKGVLLFGPPGTGKTLLARAVAGEAGVPFFSISGSDFVEMFVGVGASRVRDLFEQAKQNAPAIIFVDEIDAVGRHRGAGMGGGHDEREQTLNQMLVEMDGFDVKGGVIMIAATNRPDILDPALLRPGRFDRQIAVDRPDLEGRKRILEVHAKGKPLAPDVDLETVARRTPGFTGADLANVLNEGALLTARNNGTVITDDLLEEAIDRVVAGPERKTRAMSEKEKKVTAYHEGGHALVAHALPNLDPVHKVTILPRGRSLGHTLVLPTEDKYTQTRSEMIDTLAYALGGRAAEELVFHEPTTGAGNDIEKATAMARAMVTQYGMSAKLGAVKYGSTDSEPFLGRDMGTRPDYSEAVAADIDAEIRALIEAAHDEAWEILVEYRGVLDQLVLELMEKETLSKEDMARICAPVTKRPSLAPYNGFGKRTPSDQPPVLTPAEQAAQNGNGHLGHGSTAVGDVGAPAQR, encoded by the coding sequence ATGGAACGCAAGAAGATCTTCCGCTCCGTGTGGTTCTGGGTCGTCCTCGTCGTCCTCCTGGCGCTGGCGTTCTCCTCGCTGTTCCGCGGCACCGGCGGTTTCCAGGAGGTCCGCACGGCGGTCGCGCTGGAGCAGATCCAGAACGGCAACGCCGAACGGGTCACGATCAACGACAAGGAACAGACGCTCGACCTCGACCTGGCCAACCCGGTCGAGGGCAGCGACCAGATCACCGCCTCCTACCCGCTCGGGGCCGCCGACGACGTCTTCGACCTGGTCTCCGGGCTGGGGAACGGCGAGGGCGTCGACTTCACCACCAACGTCACGCAGGACAGCGTCCTGGTCAGCCTGCTGATCAGCTTCCTGCCGTTCGTGATCCTCCTGCTCCTGCTGTTCTGGCTGTTCAACTCCATGCAGGGCGGCGGCCGCGGGGTCATGGCCTTCGGCAAGTCCAAGGCCAAGCAGGTCACCAAGGACACCCCGAAGACGACGTTCGCCGACGTCGCCGGCGCGGACGAGGCGATCGAGGAACTGCACGAGATCAAGGACTTCCTCGCCAACCCGGTCAAGTTCCAGGCCGTGGGCGCGAAGATCCCCAAGGGCGTGCTGCTGTTCGGCCCGCCCGGCACCGGCAAGACGCTGCTGGCCCGCGCCGTGGCCGGCGAGGCCGGGGTGCCGTTCTTCTCCATCTCCGGGTCCGACTTCGTCGAGATGTTCGTCGGTGTCGGCGCCAGCCGCGTGCGCGACCTGTTCGAGCAGGCCAAGCAGAACGCCCCGGCGATCATCTTCGTCGACGAGATCGACGCGGTCGGCCGGCACCGCGGCGCCGGCATGGGCGGCGGCCACGACGAGCGCGAGCAGACGCTCAACCAGATGCTCGTCGAGATGGACGGCTTCGACGTCAAGGGCGGCGTCATCATGATCGCCGCCACCAACCGGCCAGACATTCTCGACCCGGCGTTGCTGCGCCCGGGCCGCTTCGACCGCCAGATCGCCGTCGACCGCCCCGACCTCGAGGGGCGCAAGCGGATCCTCGAGGTGCACGCCAAGGGCAAGCCGCTCGCCCCGGACGTCGACCTGGAGACCGTGGCCCGCCGGACGCCGGGCTTCACCGGCGCCGACCTCGCCAACGTGCTCAACGAGGGCGCGCTGCTCACCGCTCGCAACAACGGCACGGTGATCACCGACGACCTCCTCGAGGAGGCGATCGACCGCGTCGTCGCCGGCCCGGAGCGCAAGACGCGGGCGATGAGCGAGAAGGAGAAGAAGGTCACCGCCTACCACGAGGGCGGCCACGCCCTGGTGGCGCACGCACTGCCCAACCTGGACCCGGTGCACAAGGTGACGATCCTCCCGCGCGGTCGCTCGCTCGGGCACACGCTCGTGCTGCCGACCGAGGACAAGTACACCCAGACCCGGTCGGAGATGATCGACACCCTCGCCTACGCCCTCGGTGGCCGGGCGGCCGAGGAGCTCGTCTTCCACGAGCCCACCACCGGCGCCGGCAACGACATCGAGAAGGCGACCGCCATGGCGCGGGCGATGGTCACCCAGTACGGCATGAGCGCCAAGCTCGGTGCGGTGAAGTACGGGAGCACCGATTCCGAGCCGTTCCTCGGCCGCGACATGGGCACCCGGCCGGACTACTCGGAGGCCGTCGCCGCCGACATCGACGCGGAGATCCGTGCCCTCATCGAGGCCGCGCACGACGAGGCGTGGGAGATCCTGGTCGAGTACCGGGGCGTCCTCGACCAGCTCGTGCTCGAGCTGATGGAGAAGGAGACCCTCTCCAAGGAGGACATGGCCCGCATCTGCGCGCCGGTCACCAAGCGCCCGTCGCTCGCCCCGTACAACGGCTTCGGCAAGCGCACCCCGTCGGACCAGCCGCCGGTGCTGACCCCCGCGGAGCAGGCCGCCCAGAACGGGAACGGCCACCTCGGCCACGGCAGCACCGCTGTGGGGGACGTGGGGGCCCCCGCGCAGAGGTGA
- the tmk gene encoding dTMP kinase translates to MSDDGPPVLSVESAGRPRGLFIAFEGGEGAGKSTQVRLLCEWLTAQGRPARATFEPGGTPAGAAVRAIVLDRAHTGLSPRAEALLYAADRAQHAHAVLRPALEAGEVVVTDRYVDSSLAYQGAGRTIGLDDVAAISRWATLGLRPDLTVLLDLPPETGLARARGRAAADRLESESLEFHQRVRDTFRTLAAAEPGRYLVLDATRGVDELAADVRARVGALLGERA, encoded by the coding sequence GTGTCCGACGACGGTCCGCCCGTCCTGTCCGTCGAGTCCGCCGGCCGGCCCCGTGGCCTGTTCATCGCGTTCGAGGGCGGCGAGGGCGCGGGCAAGTCCACCCAGGTGCGGCTGCTGTGCGAGTGGCTGACCGCGCAGGGGCGTCCGGCACGGGCCACCTTCGAGCCCGGCGGCACCCCCGCGGGCGCCGCCGTCCGGGCGATCGTGCTCGACCGCGCGCACACCGGGCTGTCCCCGCGCGCCGAGGCGCTGCTCTACGCCGCCGACCGCGCCCAGCACGCGCACGCGGTCCTGCGCCCCGCGCTGGAGGCGGGCGAGGTCGTGGTGACCGACCGCTACGTCGACAGCTCGCTGGCCTACCAGGGCGCCGGGCGCACCATCGGCCTGGACGACGTCGCGGCGATCTCCCGCTGGGCCACCCTCGGGTTGCGCCCCGACCTCACCGTGCTGCTGGACCTGCCGCCGGAGACCGGGCTGGCCCGCGCCCGGGGCCGCGCGGCCGCCGACCGGTTGGAGTCGGAGTCGCTGGAGTTCCACCAGCGGGTCCGCGACACCTTCCGCACGCTCGCCGCGGCCGAGCCCGGGCGCTACCTCGTCCTCGACGCCACCCGTGGTGTCGACGAGCTCGCCGCCGACGTCCGCGCCCGGGTGGGCGCGCTGCTGGGGGAGCGGGCATGA
- the tilS gene encoding tRNA lysidine(34) synthetase TilS, translated as MAGPPRAVAVLRTAVRPGLRASDRPVLAACSGGADSVALAAALAFEARHAGVRAGGITVDHGLQPGSAERAERTAQLLRGLGLDPVLVRRVAVAAGGGPEGAARTARYEALAAAAAQLGARVALGHTLDDQAETVLLGLGRGSGPRSVAGMVPERTADGTTWWRPLLGVRRATTREACADQGLPVWDDPWNADPAYTRARLRGEVLPLLEDVLGGGVAPALARTADLLREDLDALDELAAAELARLAGADELAARELGALPAALRRRVLRGWLRAAGVPDVQAVHLRAVEALVTGWRGQGRVDLPGGAGALRTSGRLVVSPPETRGPRPEDAPPTREESRP; from the coding sequence GTGGCGGGTCCGCCGCGGGCCGTCGCGGTCCTGCGGACCGCGGTGCGGCCCGGGCTGCGGGCGAGCGACCGGCCGGTACTGGCCGCGTGCAGCGGGGGAGCGGACTCCGTGGCCCTGGCCGCCGCGCTGGCCTTCGAGGCGCGGCACGCCGGCGTCCGGGCCGGGGGGATCACCGTCGACCACGGGCTGCAGCCCGGCTCCGCCGAGCGGGCCGAGCGGACGGCGCAGCTCCTGCGCGGGCTCGGCCTCGACCCGGTCCTCGTCCGCCGCGTGGCGGTCGCCGCGGGCGGTGGCCCGGAGGGCGCGGCCCGGACGGCGCGGTACGAGGCGCTCGCCGCGGCGGCCGCCCAGCTGGGCGCCCGCGTCGCGCTCGGGCACACCCTCGACGACCAGGCCGAGACGGTGCTGCTGGGGCTGGGCCGCGGCTCGGGGCCGCGATCGGTCGCCGGCATGGTCCCCGAGCGGACGGCGGACGGGACCACCTGGTGGCGCCCGCTGCTCGGCGTCCGCCGGGCCACCACCCGGGAGGCGTGCGCCGACCAGGGGCTGCCGGTGTGGGACGACCCCTGGAACGCCGACCCCGCCTACACCCGCGCGCGGCTGCGCGGGGAGGTGCTGCCGCTGCTGGAGGACGTGCTCGGCGGCGGGGTCGCGCCCGCCCTGGCGCGTACCGCCGACCTGCTCCGCGAGGACCTCGACGCCCTCGACGAGCTCGCCGCGGCCGAGCTTGCCCGCCTCGCCGGCGCCGACGAGCTAGCCGCCCGCGAGCTCGGCGCACTGCCCGCGGCGCTGCGCCGGCGCGTGCTCCGCGGGTGGCTGCGCGCGGCCGGCGTCCCGGACGTCCAGGCGGTGCACCTGCGCGCGGTGGAGGCCCTCGTCACAGGCTGGCGCGGGCAGGGCCGGGTGGACCTACCCGGCGGTGCAGGCGCCCTCCGGACGTCTGGCAGGCTGGTCGTGTCGCCCCCCGAGACGCGGGGCCCCCGTCCCGAGGACGCACCCCCCACCCGCGAGGAGTCCCGCCCGTGA
- a CDS encoding zinc-dependent metalloprotease, translated as MSSSARMVDWDLAGRTARRLVGPGPQTTREEAAAVVRELHEAAATAVAHVEGLTGLSPVPGGPVPEVAVVDRPGWVDANTQGMSALLDPLVDALAARQDSRPGPLATAIGSRATGVQAGGVLAFLSSRVLGQYEVFGTGGRLLLVAPNIVDAERRLGVDPSDFRLWVCLHEVTHQLQFSAVPWLKDHLEAQMAEFVEATDLDPDVLRDRLGDVLRSVLDAARGADGGDDAGLMALVQDPAQRAVLDRVTAVMSLVEGHAEYVMDGVGPDVVPSVRTLRKRFAQRRKGRGPIDRVLRRLLGLEQKMKQYAEGRVFVGGVVDLVGMEGFNRVWEGPENLPRIEELTDPARWVERVHGRPAIPA; from the coding sequence ATGAGCAGCTCCGCAAGGATGGTGGACTGGGACCTCGCCGGACGCACCGCCCGCCGTCTGGTCGGCCCCGGCCCGCAGACGACGCGCGAGGAGGCCGCCGCCGTCGTCCGCGAGCTGCACGAGGCCGCCGCCACCGCCGTCGCGCACGTCGAAGGCCTCACCGGGCTCAGCCCCGTGCCGGGTGGCCCGGTGCCCGAGGTCGCCGTCGTCGACCGGCCCGGCTGGGTGGACGCCAACACGCAGGGGATGTCCGCGCTGCTCGACCCGCTGGTCGACGCCCTCGCCGCCCGGCAGGACTCCCGGCCCGGCCCGCTGGCCACCGCCATCGGCTCCCGGGCGACCGGCGTGCAGGCCGGCGGCGTGCTCGCCTTCCTGTCCTCCCGCGTCCTCGGCCAGTACGAGGTCTTCGGCACCGGCGGCCGGCTGCTGCTGGTCGCGCCGAACATCGTCGACGCCGAGCGCCGCCTGGGCGTGGACCCCAGCGACTTCCGGCTCTGGGTCTGCCTGCACGAGGTCACCCACCAGCTGCAGTTCAGCGCCGTGCCGTGGCTCAAGGACCACCTCGAGGCGCAGATGGCCGAGTTCGTCGAGGCCACCGACCTGGACCCCGACGTGCTCCGCGACCGGCTGGGCGACGTCCTGCGCAGCGTCCTCGACGCCGCCCGCGGCGCCGACGGCGGGGACGACGCCGGGCTGATGGCGCTCGTGCAGGACCCGGCGCAGCGCGCCGTCCTCGACCGGGTCACCGCCGTGATGAGCCTGGTCGAGGGGCACGCCGAGTACGTGATGGACGGCGTCGGGCCGGACGTCGTCCCGTCGGTGCGGACGCTGCGCAAGCGGTTCGCCCAGCGCCGCAAGGGCCGCGGCCCGATCGACCGCGTGCTGCGCCGCCTGCTGGGTCTCGAGCAGAAGATGAAGCAGTACGCCGAGGGTCGGGTGTTCGTCGGCGGCGTCGTCGACCTCGTCGGCATGGAGGGCTTCAACCGGGTGTGGGAGGGGCCGGAGAACCTGCCGCGGATCGAGGAGCTCACCGACCCCGCGCGCTGGGTCGAGCGGGTGCACGGCCGCCCCGCCATCCCCGCCTGA
- a CDS encoding trans-aconitate 2-methyltransferase — protein MTSTAAWDPAGYLRFGDERARPFVDLLARVGAQEPRAVVDLGCGEGALTASLAQRWPCARVTGVDSSPEMLAAAAAHAVPGRVAFEVGDVREWRPDAPVDVLFSNAVLHWVPGHADLLHRWAGALAPGGWLAVQVPGNWRAPTHALLAGLCRSPRWAGLVGDAAPAEDAVLDPAGYLEVLTAAGLTVDAWETTYSHVLRGDDPVLGWVRSTVLRPVLARLGEDDAAELTEEYAAALRAAYPRRPDGTTLLPFRRVFAVGHAA, from the coding sequence GTGACGAGCACCGCTGCCTGGGACCCGGCCGGCTACCTGCGTTTCGGCGACGAGCGGGCACGCCCCTTCGTCGACCTGCTCGCGCGCGTCGGCGCGCAGGAGCCGCGGGCCGTGGTGGACCTGGGCTGCGGGGAGGGCGCGCTGACGGCGTCGCTGGCGCAGCGGTGGCCGTGCGCGCGGGTGACCGGCGTCGACTCCTCCCCGGAGATGCTGGCCGCGGCCGCCGCGCACGCCGTCCCCGGCCGCGTGGCCTTCGAGGTCGGCGACGTCCGGGAGTGGCGGCCCGACGCGCCGGTCGACGTGCTGTTCAGCAACGCCGTCCTGCACTGGGTGCCCGGGCACGCCGACCTGCTGCACCGGTGGGCCGGGGCGCTGGCACCGGGTGGCTGGCTGGCGGTGCAGGTCCCCGGCAACTGGCGGGCGCCGACCCACGCGCTGCTGGCCGGGCTGTGCCGCTCGCCGCGCTGGGCCGGCCTCGTGGGCGACGCGGCGCCGGCGGAGGACGCGGTGCTCGACCCGGCCGGGTACCTGGAGGTCCTCACCGCCGCGGGCCTGACCGTCGACGCCTGGGAGACGACCTACTCGCACGTCCTGCGGGGGGACGACCCGGTGCTCGGCTGGGTGCGCTCGACCGTGCTGCGCCCGGTGCTCGCCCGGCTCGGCGAGGACGACGCCGCGGAGCTGACCGAGGAGTACGCCGCGGCGCTGCGCGCGGCCTACCCGCGCCGTCCGGACGGGACGACGCTGCTGCCCTTCCGGCGGGTGTTCGCCGTCGGGCACGCGGCCTGA
- a CDS encoding inorganic diphosphatase, translating into MQFDVTVEIPKGQRNKYELDHATGRIRLDRMLFTSTRYPADYGYIENTLGQDGDPLDALVILDEPTFPGCLITCRAIGMFRMTDEAGGDDKVLCVPATDPRMAHLTDILDVSEFDRLEIQHFFETYKDLEPGKSVEGAEWVGHADAEAEIHASLRRAEEAEPHH; encoded by the coding sequence GTGCAGTTCGACGTGACGGTAGAAATCCCGAAGGGCCAGCGGAACAAGTACGAGCTGGACCACGCCACCGGACGCATCCGCTTGGACCGGATGCTGTTCACCTCCACCCGCTATCCGGCGGACTACGGGTACATCGAGAACACCCTCGGGCAGGACGGCGACCCGCTCGACGCCCTGGTGATCCTCGACGAGCCGACGTTCCCCGGGTGCCTCATCACCTGCCGCGCCATCGGCATGTTCCGGATGACCGACGAGGCCGGAGGGGACGACAAGGTCCTCTGCGTGCCGGCGACGGACCCGCGCATGGCGCACCTGACCGACATCCTCGACGTGTCGGAGTTCGACCGCCTGGAGATCCAGCACTTCTTCGAGACCTACAAGGACCTCGAGCCGGGCAAGTCGGTCGAGGGCGCCGAGTGGGTCGGCCACGCCGACGCGGAAGCGGAGATCCACGCCTCGCTCCGACGGGCCGAGGAAGCCGAACCCCACCACTGA
- a CDS encoding DNA polymerase III subunit delta' translates to MSGVWEQVIGQSAVVAELQAAVADPTAMTHAWLFTGPPGSGRSVAARAFAAALQCPDGGDGTCHACRTVLAGTHADVQTVVPEGLSIGVAEVRELVRIAGRAPSQGRWQVVLVEDADRMTEQASNTVLKMLEEPPARTVFLLCAPSLHPDDVPVTIRSRCRVVGLRTPPVDAVADVLVRRDGVDPALAAWSAAAAGGHVGRARHLARDETARLARKAVLDVPLSLVSLAACLNAADDLVGAAKEESDRASTELDGAETEAVKQSLGVGARGPGVAAASRGAGQLKELEKRQKSRATRLGRDSLDRALVDLAALYRDALVVATSGTEGVTLAHPDRRADAEELARRIGPEGALRRIDAVLDCRRALEQNVKPQVAVEALTVALRLPG, encoded by the coding sequence ATGAGCGGGGTGTGGGAGCAGGTCATCGGCCAGTCCGCGGTCGTCGCCGAGCTGCAGGCCGCGGTGGCCGACCCGACCGCGATGACCCACGCCTGGCTGTTCACCGGCCCGCCCGGCTCGGGCCGGTCGGTAGCCGCGCGCGCCTTCGCCGCCGCCCTGCAGTGCCCGGACGGCGGCGACGGCACCTGCCACGCCTGCCGGACGGTGCTCGCCGGCACCCACGCCGACGTGCAGACCGTCGTCCCGGAGGGGCTGTCCATCGGCGTGGCCGAGGTACGCGAGCTGGTCCGCATCGCCGGGCGGGCACCCTCCCAGGGGCGCTGGCAGGTGGTCCTGGTGGAGGATGCCGACCGGATGACCGAGCAGGCGTCCAACACCGTGCTGAAGATGCTGGAGGAGCCGCCGGCGCGGACGGTCTTCCTGCTCTGCGCACCGAGCCTGCACCCCGACGACGTGCCGGTGACCATCCGCTCCCGGTGCCGCGTCGTCGGCCTGCGCACCCCGCCCGTCGACGCGGTCGCCGACGTGCTGGTCCGCCGGGACGGCGTCGACCCGGCGCTGGCCGCCTGGTCGGCCGCGGCCGCCGGCGGGCACGTCGGGCGCGCCCGGCACCTGGCCCGCGACGAGACCGCCCGGCTCGCCCGCAAGGCCGTCCTCGACGTCCCGCTGTCGCTGGTCTCCCTGGCCGCCTGCCTGAACGCCGCCGACGACCTGGTCGGCGCGGCCAAGGAGGAGTCCGACCGGGCGTCGACGGAGCTCGACGGCGCGGAGACCGAGGCGGTCAAGCAGAGCCTCGGCGTGGGCGCCCGGGGTCCCGGCGTGGCCGCGGCCAGCCGCGGGGCCGGGCAGCTCAAGGAGCTGGAGAAGCGGCAGAAGTCGCGGGCCACCCGGCTGGGCCGCGACTCGCTGGACCGGGCCCTGGTCGACCTCGCCGCCCTGTACCGCGACGCCTTGGTGGTCGCCACGAGCGGGACGGAGGGGGTGACCCTCGCCCACCCGGACCGGCGTGCGGACGCCGAGGAGCTGGCGCGGCGGATCGGTCCGGAGGGGGCGCTGCGGCGCATCGACGCCGTCCTGGACTGCCGGCGGGCGCTGGAGCAGAACGTGAAGCCGCAGGTCGCCGTCGAGGCGCTCACCGTGGCGCTGCGCCTGCCCGGCTGA